The Carassius gibelio isolate Cgi1373 ecotype wild population from Czech Republic chromosome B22, carGib1.2-hapl.c, whole genome shotgun sequence genome window below encodes:
- the LOC127988238 gene encoding interferon-induced very large GTPase 1 has translation MSGSPQVSDSVDPLLSGMDHNLTIVLFGNSAAAQFQHDNILLGEIQPDIENVEASRIVPLQMKISGCHISVISLIGLHETAFNPHPLIGQLVNDNEINAFIFVVRLGQLTDSDKMGLEWLQRVFGDEVLQFVVILFTYESEEESDSIIDDLKKNSTLEQLTEKCGGRYHTCSKNMNSQSEMRDLLNRIENLFIENKQQSYTSEMYNTALREREDLQNRITKNQPTITEESMEFTTTKETGERLEPKVDKHSEDGARLNQSKGSGISENIQHLLQILNNKNQSKLRAADVLQLTAHSLQYHESCAEKDLIQTFLQKLLMMNYRARYIKTNETNKQQDGQQGSTDIFEDEDDVDIFSEMPLFTEGISRKDAIHPMDVQMAVFHCADSFLKQLMVTKLSQCQYALPLLVPDPFTQEIEFPLWTFRQINKSWKMKDTKNEISQIQPVWKTETPMVSFFRFGSVSLSKSQLLNSLINEKHNTFFHRHCPGSSKTRVLMDGVVEIAWYCPSGKETDKFTQCISLCNLHGDAGNNKRQLQILTEMGSVNVVILPRLDRNDKSATQMQNLYKDKKPLICLFTEDEYSVIETRKWKYKIGLKGRNQSDVSEELIQTINKCLSFLLSESSSVFKLEDVSKQLGIRVDEDHDHDCRRGKEAAQQMMGLLKDKNPTEIKESFLPCQGKLWHQWCEKNKELHRFEGNEIEIEINVIKQEMKKIRKQQHVLDIGDFMKLFITEINSQSPNEKVFFFKWLTILLDEYTSADLSALHYKYDEKWSEVLKLKEKNEITEEQIKTNFTDEQTELDRISKELQAATFGLEHILREIGQIYESCKSEDKNKEGLPCDFSSLPSLAAEMMISGFPVELMDGDAAHVPVVWVTAVLHELIQKLGDKKVFVLSVLGIQSSGKSTMLNAMFGLQFAVSAGRCTRGAFMQLVRVSEEMKEHLKFDFILVVDTEGLHALELSGRSTRHQDNEMATFVVGIGNLTLINIFGESPSELQDILQIVVQAFMRMKKVNLSPSCVFVHQNVSDVTAGEKNMDGRRRLQETLDEMTKLAAKDEICDAQCFSDVINFDIRKDVKYFAQLWEGSPPMAPPNPPYCENIQELQETFLSHASKSDGLQLTHLKGRIDDLWEALLNERFVFSFRNSLEIATYRKLETEYSKWSWSLRRTMLDIENKLYNNIENETIDEVSESHLQENLKGKSGEVERLMSEFFEKDKDKDTLIQWKASFDIKIKELTESIVRETKKKLNEILQQRDIKKKIDAQRTRHENTLLEKSKELAIKLKDKANDEAILKKEFDTFWKECANMITRETPAVKQIDVLKDMKQLLSDIYKSVPSDSWSDSRDIFSVPSYSDYVQLNKSSVITGHAENPIKPAKEKFGYSLTTEDETQIRTLVNDIAQHADNMIMSYNITKMGYNKTYIQELAGYIKARVVDYEQGSRNYVFTNEFSMNLVISICKRENKVITEQHRRFREANDPVFYFEQKSEEYYSIFQKYCQGATSTAIFGEIICQKLKEPIQKSVYKDTARDITNEIKTNCESLNGNRSKLEKHILKCLAEQENFGKYITYFNNPRDHLKSFVRDEVSQYITDKFEMSVRPKMKEKNKLLHQKIMEAVHRATTLVNTTNGDVQKWLNHFTLQLSDVLIFSVKDLSGVSHEGVDDFKLLEDVISVELDSVSSEMQDKFSTRTFPVNLEQKDRPDDILFDHLGQCCWVQCPFCAATCTNTVENHTGDHSVPFHRVNGLTGCCYEGTECLSADFCTSLVRTGKMFYTGQWFPCNEYRKAGNVYAKWSITPDFSELCYWKWFVYRFHEDVQEYFGKTFHRWFEISYEWRKYSKVQAIASLDKYI, from the exons ATGAGTGGATCCCCTCAAGTTTCTGACTCTGTTGATCCATTGCTCAGTGGTATGG ATCACAATCTTACCATTGTATTATTTGGAAACTCTGCTGCGGCCCAGTTTCAGCATGATAATATTCTACTTGGAGAAATACAACCAGATATTGAAAATGTAGAAGCATCCCGGATTGTTCCTTTGCAGATGAAGATATCAGGATGTCACATCTCCGTGATCAGTCTGATTGGCTTACATGAAACTGCATTTAACCCGCATCCCCTCATTGGTCAACTAGTGAATGACAATGAAATCAACGCCTTCATCTTTGTTGTGCGACTGGGCCAGTTAACAGATTCTGATAAGATGGGTCTTGAGTGGCTTCAGAGAGTGTTTGGTGATGAAGTTCTTCAGTTTGTGGTGATTCTCTTCACCTATGAGAGCGAGGAAGAGTCTGACTCTATAATAGATGATCTGAAGAAAAATTCTACTCTGGAGCAGCTGACTGAGAAATGTGGTGGAAGATATCACACCTGTAGCAAGAACATGAACAGCCAGTCAGAGATGAGAGATCTACTTAACAGAATTGAGAATCTGTTTATTGAGAATAAACAGCAGAGCTACACTAGTGAGATGTACAATACTGCgttaagagagagagaagacctGCAAAACAGGATAACAAAAA ATCAGCCCACAATAACCGAGGAGAGCATGGAATTCACCACAACTAAAGAGACAGGAGAGAGACTTGAG CCAAAAGTGGACAAACATTCAGAAGATGGTGCAAGACTGAATCAAAGCAAAGGAAGTGGAATCAGTGAAAACATACAGCATCTACTTCAAATACTTAATAACAAGAATCAAAGTAAACTAAGAGCTGCAGATGTTCTTCAGTTGACTGCACATTCTTTACAGTATCATGAGTCTTGTGCTGAGAAGGACCTTATTCAGACTTTCCTACAAAAACTACTGATGATGAACTACAGAGCCAGATATATTAAAACGAATGAGACCAATAAACAGCAAGATGGACAACAAGGAAGCACTGACATatttgaagatgaagatgatgtcGATATTTTCAGCGAAATGCCTTTGTTTACTGAAGGGATAAGCAGGAAAGATGCTATTCACCCGATGGATGTTCAGATGGCTGTGTTTCATTGTGCTGATAGTTTCCTCAAGCAGCTGATGGTGACTAAACTGTCTCAGTGTCAGTACGCTCTGCCTCTGCTTGTTCCTGATCCATTTACACAAGAGATTGAGTTTCCTCTCTGGACATTCAGACAAATAAACAAGAGCTGGAAGATGAAAGATACCAAAAATGAAATCAGTCAAATACAGCCTGTCTGGAAGACAGAAACACCAATGGTGTCTTTCTTCAGGTTTGGTTCGGTGTCCTTATCCAAATCTCAGCTGTTGAACAGTTTGATCAATGAGAAACACAACACGTTCTTCCACAGGCATTGCCCAGGCAGCAGCAAAACAAGAGTATTGATGGATGGAGTGGTGGAGATCGCCTGGTACTGCCCCTCTGGGAAAGAAACGGATAAATTTACTCAGTGTATTTCGCTCTGTAACCTTCATGGTGATGCAGGAAACAATAAGAGACAGCTGCAGATCCTCACTGAAATGGGTTCAGTCAATGTTGTTATTCTACCACGACTTGACAGAAATGACAAGAGTGCAACACAGATGCAAAACCTGTACAAGGACAAAAAGCCACTTATCTGTCTTTTTACAGAGGATGAATATAGTGTAATTGAGACAAGAAAATGGAAATACAAAATTGGATTAAAAGGCAGAAATCAATCAGATGTATCTGAAGAGCTCATACAAACTATAAATAAATGCCTCTCATTCTTACTGTCAGAATCGTCTTCTGTTTTCAAACTTGAAGATGTGTCCAAACAGTTAGGTATCAGAGTAGATGAGGATCATGACCATGATTGCAGAAGAGGAAAAGAAGCAGCCCAGCAGATGATGGGTTTACTGAAGGATAAAAATCCGACAGAAATCAAAGAGTCATTTCTGCCCTGTCAGGGAAAACTGTGGCATCAGTGGTGTGAAAAGAACAAAGAACTACATCGATTCGAGGGAAATGAAATagaaattgaaataaatgtaataaaacaagagATGAAGAAAATCCGTAAACAGCAGCATGTTCTGGACATTGGTGACTTCATGAAGttgtttattacagaaattaattcacAATCTCCAAATGagaaggtatttttttttaaatggctcaCAATCCTCCTGGATGAATACACTTCAGCTGACCTTTCTGCTCTACATTACAAGTATGATGAAAAGTGGTCAGAAGTTTTAAAACTGAAAGAGAAAAATGAAATAACCGAGGAACAGATAAAAACTAATTTTACAGATGAACAAACAGAACTTGATAGGATATCAAAAGAACTTCAAGCTGCAACTTTTGGCTTGGAGCACATTCTGAGGGAGATCGGTCAGATCTATGAATCATGTAAATCAGAGGATAAGAACAAGGAAGGCCTGCCGTGTGATTTTTCTTCTCTCCCGAGTCTTGCAGCAGAGATGATGATCTCTGGATTTCCAGTGGAGCTGATGGATGGAGATGCTGCTCATGTTCCTGTGGTCTGGGTTACTGCTGTTCTACATGAACTCATCCAGAAACTGGGAGACAAAAAAGTATTTgtgctgtcagttttagggatccAGAGCTCTGGGAAATCCACTATGCTGAACGCCATGTTTGGACTCCAGTTTGCTGTCAGTGCTGGTAGATGCACCAGAGGAGCTTTCATGCAGCTGGTCAGAGTATCAGAGGAGATGAAAGAACATCTGAAGTTTGACTTCATTCTGGTTGTTGATACTGAGGGACTTCATGCACTAGAACTATCTGGAAGGTCAACAAGACATCAGGACAATGAAATGGCTACATTTGTTGTTGGTATTGGTAATCTGACATTAATAAATATCTTTGGAGAAAGCCCATCAGAGCTGCAGGACATTCTTCAGATCGTTGTTCAGGCCTTCATGAGGATGAAGAAAGTTAATCTGTCTCCCAGCTGcgtgtttgttcatcagaacgTTTCAGACGTCACAGCTGGAGAGAAAAACATGGACGGAAGGAGACGGTTGCAGGAGACACTTGATGAAATGACAAAACTTGCTGCTAAAGATGAAATCTGTGATGCACAATGTTTCAGTGATGTCATTAATTTTGATATTCGGAAAGATGTGAAATATTTTGCACAGCTGTGGGAGGGAAGCCCACCCATGGCACCACCAAACCCACCATACTGTGAAAACATCCAAGAGTTACAGGAAACATTTTTAAGCCATGCATCAAAATCAGATGGCTTACAGCTGACACACCTAAAAGGTCGTATTGATGATCTCTGGGAGGCTTTACTGAATGAACGATTTGTGTTCAGCTTCAGAAATTCTCTGGAAATTGCAACATACCGAAAACTAGAGACTGAATACAGCAAGTGGTCCTGGAGTCTCCGCAGAACTATGCTGGATATAGAGAACAAACTCTACAACAACatagaaaatgaaacaattgaTGAGGTTTCAGAAAGTCATCTTCAAGAAAATCTAAAAGGGAAAAGTGGAGAGGTAGAAAGATTAATGTCAGAATTCTTTGAGAAGGACAAAGATAAAGATACCCTGATACAGTGGAAAGCATCGTTTGACATCAAAATCAAAGAGCTAACGGAAAGCATTGTGagagaaacaaaaaagaaattaaatgagaTTCTTCAACAGCgagatataaagaaaaaaattgatGCTCAGAGGACACGTCATGAAAATACTCTCTTGGAAAAGAGCAAAGAACTTGCAATCAAACTTAAAGACAAAGCAAATGATGAAGCAATCCTGAAAAAAGAGTTTGATACCTTTTGGAAAGAGTGTGCTAATATGATTACCAGAGAAACTCCTGCAGTCAAACAGATTGATGTTTTAAAAGACATGAAACAACTTCTCAGTGATATCTATAAAAGTGTTCCATCAGACTCCTGGTCAGACAGCAGGGATATTTTCTCTGTACCAAGTTATTCAGATTATGTTCagttaaataaatccagtgttaTTACAGGACATGCTGAAAATCCCATCAAGCCAGCTAAAGAGAAGTTTGGTTACTCATTGACTACAGAGGATGAAACCCAAATAAGAACCTTAGTCAATGACATTGCCCAACATGCAGACAACATGATCATGTCGTATAACATTACAAAGATGGGCTACAACAAAACCTACATTCAGGAACTTGCAGGTTATATCAAAGCAAGAGTAGTAGATTATGAGCAAGGTTCCAGGAACTATGTGTTCACAAATGAATTTTCTATGAATTTGGTCATTTCCATCTGTAAGAGAGAAAACAAGGTAATAACTGAacaacacagaagattcagagaaGCCAATGATCCTGTTTTCTACTTTGAACAGAAGAGCGAAGAGTACTATAGTATTTTTCAGAAATACTGTCAAGGTGCAACATCAACTGCCATTTTTGGTGAGATTATCTGTCAGAAATTGAAGGAGCCCATTCAAAAGAGTGTCTACAAAGATACTGCCAGAGATATCActaatgaaattaaaacaaactgtGAATCACTCAATGGAAACAGATCTAAACTTGAGAAACACATCCTCAAGTGTCTGGCAGAACAGGAGAATTTTGGCAAGTACATTACATACTTTAATAATCCAAGAGACCACTTAAAGAGTTTTGTCAGAGATGAAGTCAGTCAGTACATCACTGATAAGTTTGAAATGAGTGTTCGGCCCAAGATGAAGGAGAAAAATAAACTTCTCCACCAGAAGATCATGGAAGCGGTTCATAGAGCGACTACACTGGTCAACACGACCAATGGAGATGTTCAGAAGTGGCTGAATCATTTCACACTGCAGCTCTCAGATGTGCTGATATTCTCTGTAAAGGACCTCAGTGGCGTGAGCCATGAAGGTGTTGATGATTTCAAACTTCTAGAAGATGTGATAAGTGTAGAGCTTGATTCAGTATCATCAGAAATGCAAGATAAATTCAGCACAAGGACATTTCCAGTCAATCTGGAACAGAAGGACAGACCAGATGATATTCTGTTTGATCACCTCGGTCAATGCTGCTGGGTTCAGTGTCCCTTCTGTGCAGCCACATGCACCAACACTGTAGAAAACCATACCGGAGATCACAGTGTTCCTTTCCATCGAGTGAATGGTCTCACTGGATGCTGTTATGAAGGGACAGAGTGTCTCAGTGCAGATTTTTGCACATCTTTAGTGAGAACTGGTAAAATGTTCTATACAGGTCAGTGGTTTCCATGCAATGAATACAGAAAAGCAGGAAATGTTTATGCAAAATGGAGCATCACCCCTGACTTCTCTGAACTGTGTTACTGGAAGTGGTTTGTCTACAGATTTCACGAAGATGTACAAGAATACTTTGGGAAAACATTCCACAGGTGGTTTGAGATTTCATATGAATGGAGAAAGTACTCAAAAGTCCAAGCTATTGCAAGTTTGGATAAATATATCTAA
- the LOC127988428 gene encoding ribonuclease inhibitor-like → MTDEGCSAVTSALKSNPSHIRDLHLSGNDLEDSGVKTLSDLLMNPQCKLEKLRLFGCSITEEQCLILTTALKSNPSHLRDLNLGVNQIKNAGVIHLCDILKDPHCKLERLRTVTSPQREVKELAV, encoded by the exons atgacagatgaaggttgttctgctgtgacttcagctctgaaatcaaacccatcacacatAAGAGATCTGCACCTGAGTGGTAATGATCTAGAAGACTCTGGAGTGAAAaccctcagtgatctactgatgaacccACAATGCAAGTTGGAGAAACTACG TCTTTttggatgcagtattacagaggaacagtgtctcatcctgactacagctctgaaatcaaacccatcacacctgagagatcTGAACCTCGGtgtgaatcaaataaaaaatgcaggaGTAATTCACTTATGTGACATACTGAAGGATccacactgtaaactggagagattgag gacggtgacgagtccaCAGCgagaggttaaagagctggctgtctga